The DNA sequence TTGCCAAGGACCAGAGCCTGCGCGCGCAGCTTGAGGATGCGATCGACGAGCATGAGGAGGACTCCTCCCCCTCGCCCGCTGGCGACCTTTCCCCGATCGAACGGCAGATGCTGCGCAACCTGCTGCATTTTTCGGAACACGATGCCGATGACGTCGCCATTCCCCGGCGCGAGATCGTGGCCGTTCCCGAAAGCCTGACCTGGGAAGAACTGGTCGGCGCCTTTGCCGAACACGGCCACAGCCGCATGCCGGTCTATGGCGAGAGCCTCGACGAGATTAAGGGCATGATCCACATAAAGGACGTGTTCCCCTTCCTGGCCGGGGCGAAGGCTCCGCCGAAGGACTGGCTCGCCCTGATGCGCCAGCCGCTGTTCGTGCCGCAATCGCGCAACGCCATCGACGTGCTGGCAGACATGCGCGCCAGCCGCACGCACCTGGCCGTGGTGTTCAACGAGTATTCGGGCACCGAAGGCATCGTCACCATCGAGGACCTGGTCGAGGAAATCGTCGGCGAGATCGAGGACGAGCATGACGATGCCCCCACCGACCTGCTGACCGAGCTGGAAGGCGGCATGTGGGAGGCTGATGCCGGGGCCGAACTCGACGATGTTGGCGAGCGGATCGACCCGCGCCTCGCAGAGGTCGAGGAAGACGTTGATACCTTGGGCGGCCTCGCCTTCGTGCTGGCCGAGCAGGTGCCGCCCGTGGGCGCCGTGCTGCACCATCCCAGCGGCTGGAGCCTTGAGGTTATCGCCGGCAACGAACGCCACGTCACCCGCCTGCGGCTGCACCCGCCCGCGGCCGCCGGTGACGAAGGAGAAAGCTGATAGCCATGCGCCGCCTTCCCCCCCTCCGCGCGCTGGAAGCCTTCCTTCGCGTCGTCCGGCAGGGTTCCGCCAAGGCTGCGGCCAGCGAGCTGGGCCTGAGCCCGTCCGCCCTTTCACGCCGCCTGCAGGCGCTTGAGGACTTCCTGGGCAAGAAGCTGTTCCTGCGCCAGCACCAGGCGCTCAAGCTGACGGATGAAGGCCAGGCTTTCTACGATGCCGTCAGCCCGCTGATCGAAGACCTTGCCGAAGCGGTCGAAGCGCAGGTCGATACCGGCAAGCTGCTGCGCCTGCACCTTGGCGTGCCGTCGCTCTTTGCCGAACAGCGCCTGTTCCCGCGCCTGCTTGAACTGCGCAAGCTGCACCCGCGCCTGCATATCGACGTCGATACCGGCCCGCATCTCGACGTGCGGCTGGGCGATACGCTCGATGCAGCCATCGTCGTCACCGGCCAGCCGGACGAGGCGCTCTATTCGGTGCGGCTCGATCACAACAAGGTCTATGCCTTCACCTCGAAGGCGCTGGCAGAGGAACTGGGCAACGCCCCCGATGCCGCCGTGCTATCGCGCCAGACCTTCCTGATCCACAACGAGCTGCCCGAAAGCTTCACCGCCTGGAAAAAGGCCATGGGGCTCGACAACCTGCAGCCCGCAGCGATCGACCACTTCGATTCAGGGCAGCTGATCCTTGAGGCGGCGGCGCAGAGCCTTGGCATCGCCATCATGCATGACGATCACTTCCGCCGATCGGGCGACAAGCGCATCGCCCGGCTTTACGATGTCGAGGTGGAAAGCCCCTATTCCTACTGGTTCGTCTGCCGCCCGCGCGCACTGGATGCCCGGCCGGTGCGCCTGTTCCATGACTGGCTGGTCAACGCCGGGGTCTGATCACGCACAAAAAAGGGGGCGAACC is a window from the Novosphingobium sp. TH158 genome containing:
- a CDS encoding hemolysin family protein — translated: MADHSSGDADSRRSLLGSLRTMLGFAKDQSLRAQLEDAIDEHEEDSSPSPAGDLSPIERQMLRNLLHFSEHDADDVAIPRREIVAVPESLTWEELVGAFAEHGHSRMPVYGESLDEIKGMIHIKDVFPFLAGAKAPPKDWLALMRQPLFVPQSRNAIDVLADMRASRTHLAVVFNEYSGTEGIVTIEDLVEEIVGEIEDEHDDAPTDLLTELEGGMWEADAGAELDDVGERIDPRLAEVEEDVDTLGGLAFVLAEQVPPVGAVLHHPSGWSLEVIAGNERHVTRLRLHPPAAAGDEGES
- a CDS encoding LysR substrate-binding domain-containing protein, yielding MRRLPPLRALEAFLRVVRQGSAKAAASELGLSPSALSRRLQALEDFLGKKLFLRQHQALKLTDEGQAFYDAVSPLIEDLAEAVEAQVDTGKLLRLHLGVPSLFAEQRLFPRLLELRKLHPRLHIDVDTGPHLDVRLGDTLDAAIVVTGQPDEALYSVRLDHNKVYAFTSKALAEELGNAPDAAVLSRQTFLIHNELPESFTAWKKAMGLDNLQPAAIDHFDSGQLILEAAAQSLGIAIMHDDHFRRSGDKRIARLYDVEVESPYSYWFVCRPRALDARPVRLFHDWLVNAGV